The sequence AAAGTACTTATTGGTCACTACTGTTAAGTGCTGCTGCGCCCCCTAGTGATGATTTTGGTGAAACCCAATTTCTTTATGGGATATATTGTTGGGTCTAATATAGTATAGCTATTGTTATAGTAATCTTGTGTAACTTTATTGCTTTTTATCTTATTCACAGCTTCCAGATTGCAAGTGGATTATACAGGGTGCTTACAGACAGAAGAGGGAAGTGTCTGTAAGtttcaattaaatttttttttttttttttttttttatcccgcTGCTGGCTCCAATATACCTCATCTGTGGTCACTATCAAAGCTGTATAAAGAGCACTTGATTGCACAGGAGCTGCAGTCAAACCCATCATGCACTGCATACACAACTACTTTCCAGCTGCTAGTGGGCAGTTCAAAACAAGGGATAGGGTGTGGTGGACAATACTCCCAAGTGCCTTATACTCTTAAGCAGTGGCTGGAGGTGGGGGTGTATACTGTTTTGTTGTACCACCACCTCTCCTGCCTTCTTTGtaaaactccattcacttatgttcccattacttttttttttttttcatactgccactttaaCCACTGCTTTTAAGCATTTAACtgtagaaattatatatatatatatatatatatatatatatattttcgttCCTTCCTTTGACACCATCCTAAAGTATGACCACACAACTGCaatgttcaatttttttttctgtcttgaaATAGGGATGGTCTTCAAGTCATGGTTAGCTTggtcacttttttattttctacagtAAAAATTGTCCTGTTAAATTATTTCAATGTGCTTAACTGATCTCTTATCTTTCAGCATGCCTATTGTCCTTGTGGGGAATAAGATTGATCTCCCAGCCCAAAggtatgtttgtgtatattttagattatatatatatatatatatttcgtttttgtttttttttgttataacatGATATGAAAATGCCTTTATTCTCCCTTTAGTCGTCAAGTGAAAACAGAAGATGGCAAGAAGTTGGCTGACTCCTGGGGAGCTGCCTTTATTGAGGCTTCTGCTAAAGACCCAGATGTAAGTATTGACACCCTGTCCTCTGTGcattttattacatacatatgTGTACCGAATATGATAACTTCAAAACTGTAGCGCAGGCTGGGTCTGATTCCTGTTGCGTATCTCGCATGAAATGAGCCAAAAGGAAGGTACtttaattatactgtatatgtaaagtTTGGACAAATGTTCACATGCTTGAATTGATCAAGAATGTACCATTTGTATGTGATGTGACAGTATGGATTGTTTTAGATTTGTAAATACTATAATACAGCTTCTGCCAATATAACTACAAACAGCTGGTGCTCATTGTTTATATTCTGTAAGGGGGGAAAAACAGGTGTAGTTTTATATGGCCATTTTTAATTCCTTGTGTGCAGTGTGTTCTTAGAACTGTAGATTGTCACACATACAGATAAGGTGTCTCACTAACTGCATCTTGTCTATTACAGGTAAGCAAACAGATATTCACCAAAATTATTGAGGAAATTGATCGTGTGGAGAGATCCTTCAGCGATGAGAAGAGCTGCCAGCTGATGTAACAGCAGCCTTGGTCTCAGACCATTGGCTGCTGGCTGTTTGGCTTGGCCACAAGATGTGGGGAGATCCATGTAACTATATCAATGCAGTCCCACTGGATTTGGTAGAGGGACATGTTAACActgtttctctgtctgtccaGTCCCTTTTCCCTGTACTTTGATAAGCTGTTTTGCTTCATGCCACTTTGCTGTCTGTGCTGCCCTAAATTGGCACAGGCTGAGACACTGTAGGGCT is a genomic window of Mixophyes fleayi isolate aMixFle1 chromosome 2, aMixFle1.hap1, whole genome shotgun sequence containing:
- the RHEBL1 gene encoding GTPase RhebL1, whose amino-acid sequence is MPLVKHRKVVMLGYPSVGKSSLAQQFVSGEFPTQYEPTIENTWSKTFVLGTDEFELDVVDTSGQDEYSLLPQSFIFGIHGYIVVYSVACSRSFQIASGLYRVLTDRRGKCLMPIVLVGNKIDLPAQSRQVKTEDGKKLADSWGAAFIEASAKDPDVSKQIFTKIIEEIDRVERSFSDEKSCQLM